From Penicillium psychrofluorescens genome assembly, chromosome: 1, one genomic window encodes:
- a CDS encoding uncharacterized protein (ID:PFLUO_000435-T1.cds;~source:funannotate) — protein sequence MGSLSLRVDGRSFRDPKNREIILRGINVAGDAKYPKTPDIPTYVSDQFFDADDVSFVGRPFSLEDSHLHFKRLRKLGYNAIRYIFTWEAIEHAGPGTYDDKWIAFTIEVIRIAKQYEFYVFMDPHQDVWSRFSGGSGAPMWTLYAAGLNPRTFKKTEAALVQNTYDNPAEFPKMIWSTNYTRLVCQTMFTLFWAGRDFAPKAIINGMNIQDYLQSHFIAACKHLAQRIHEAGDLESAVVIGWESMNEPHRGLVGFQDISVIPPEQQLQLGTSPTAFQAMLTGSGCACEQTTWAFGSFGPYQTGRELVDPEGESAWLPAEHGDSKYGWERDPGWKLGECVWAQHGVWDPSTGTLLQKDYFSKFPQTGDKLDYEKFTNSYFLDHYRAYKDAIRSVWPEAIMLCQPPVMEVPPDIKGTPDDDPNMVHAVHFYDGLTLLTKHWNRLYNVDVIGVLRGKYLTPAFAVKIGETAIRNCLRDQLKFLRDESLNYMGDHPLLFTEIGIPYDMDDKQAYQTGDYSSQISAMDANHFAIEGSASNGFTLWVYVTQNDHEWGDQWNGEDLSIYSPEDLELPGGTNIRSMNPHSAAYSECQSSGEEHEVGPRNLKGALASPSITREHSQPPLREKQGYRAAEAFLRPSPVYVSGRMINHVFDLKKCTFTLSLNAKVPTAPDAPTEIFLPDFHFPEPNTVVEVSGGKWEIDTQEIRTVKIQRLRWWHAAGDQSLKVEGVKRKPGELGHPSGEDISYLEQCQRGQCVMM from the exons ATGGGTTCCTTGTCGCTTCGAGTCGACGGGCGGTCCTTCCGTGACCCCAAAAACAGAGAGATTATCTTACGGGGAATCAACGTCGCGGGCGACGCCAAATACCCCAAGACCCCAGACATTCCAACCTACGTTTCCGACCAGTTTTTCGACGCAGACGATGTCTCTTTTGTTGGGCGACCGTTCTCCTTGGAGGATTCTCACCTGCATTTCAAGAGACTTCGAAAACTGGGCTACAACGCAATTCGCTATATCTTCACCTGGGAAGCTATTGAGCATGCTGGCCCCGGCACATACGACGACAAGTGGATTGCATTTACCATCGAGGTTATCAGGATTGCGAAACAATATGAGTTCTACGTCTTCATGGATCCTCATCAGGACGTG TGGTCGAGATTTTCGGGAGGTTCTGGAGCTCCCATGTGGACGTTGTATGCAGCAGGGTTGAACCCCCGGACATTCAAGAAGACTGAAGCTGCCCTTGTCCAGAACACCTATGACAACCCTGCGGAGTTCCCGAAAATGATTTGGAGCACAAATTACACCCGCCTGGTCTGTCAGACCATGTTCACCCTGTTTTGGGCTGGACGCGACTTTGCTCCCAAGGCGATCATCAATGGGATGAACATACAAGATTATCTGCAGAGCCATTTTATCGCCGCATGCAAACACTTGGCGCAAAGGATTCACGAGGCAGGTGACCTAGAGTCCGCAGTGGTTATCGGCTGGGAGAGCATGAACGAACCTCATCGTGGCCTGGTGGGATTTCAAGATATATCAGTGATTCCGCCCGAGCAGCAACTCCAGTTGGGCACATCCCCCACGGCATTTCAAGCTATGCTGACTGGGTCCGGCTGTGCCTGCGAACAGACGACATGGGCCTTTGGCAGCTTTGGCCCCTACCAGACCGGCAGAGAACTTGTGGATCCGGAGGGAGAGTCGGCATGGCTACCAGCCGAACATGGTGATAGCAAGTATGGTTGGGAACGAGATCCCGGCTGGAAGCTGGGTGAGTGTGTATGGGCACAACACGGTGTCTGGGACCCGTCCACAGGCACGCTCCTTCAAAAGGACTACTTCTCGAAATTCCCCCAGACTGGGGACAAGCTCGACTATGAGAAATTTACCAACAGCTATTTTCTGGACCACTATCGTGCATATAAAGATGCTATTCGCAGCGTGTGGCCCGAGGCTATCATGTTGTGCCAACCACCTGTCATGGAAGTCCCTCCTGATATAAAGGGAACGCCCGATGATGATCCGAATATGGTCCATGCAGTGCATTTTTACGACGGCCTGACTCTTCTGACGAAGCATTG GAATCGGCTATACAATGTGGATGTTATTGGCGTCCTTCGAGGCAAATATCTCACCCCGGCGTTTGCAGTCAAGATTGGTGAGACTGCCATCCGGAACTGCTTGCGAGACCAGCTCAAATTCCTTCGAGATGAGAGTTTGAATTACATGGGGGACCACCCACTGTTGTTCACTGAAATCGGCATCCCGTACGATATGGACGATAAACAAGCATATCAAACCGGGGATTATAGCAGCCAGATCAGCGCTATGGATGCGAACCACTTTGCTATTGAGGGCAGCGCCTCCAATGGATTTACTCTCTGGGTTTATGTGACACAG AATGACCATGAATGGGGCGACCAATGGAACGGAGAGGATCTGTCGATTTACTCTCCTGAGGACCTGGAATTGCCCGGTGGGACCAACATCCGCTCCATGAATCCTCACTCTGCGGCCTATTCCGAATGCCAGAGTAGTGGAGAAGAGCATGAGGTCGGACCCCGTAACCTCAAAGGGGCATTGGCCTCCCCATCCATCACCCGAGAACACTCCCAACCACCGCTTCGAGAGAAGCAGGGCTACCGTGCGGCAGAAGCGTTCCTGCGCCCCAGTCCTGTCTACGTCAGCGGGCGGATGATCAACCACGTCTTCGATCTCAAAAAATGCACGTTCACACTGTCATTGAATGCCAAGGTTCCGACGGCACCCGATGCTCCCACCGAGATCTTTCTTCCGGACTTCCACTTCCCGGAACCCAACACGGTCGTCGAAGTCAGTGGCGGCAAATGGGAGATTGACACCCAGGAAATCCGGACTGTCAAGATCCAGCGCCTACGATGGTGGCATGCCGCAGGAGATCAGTCTCTCAAGGTCGAGGGGGTCAAGCGCAAACCGGGCGAGCTCGGACACCCATCTGGAGAGGATATCAGTTACCTCGAGCAGTGCCAGCGGGGCCAATGCGTGATGATGTGA